One segment of Streptomyces bathyalis DNA contains the following:
- a CDS encoding glycosyltransferase family 2 protein — protein MEMTTNSQPWHGDLVLPCLNEAEALPWVLERIPAGWRAIVVDNGSTDGSAGIARDYGARVVREERRGFGAACHAGLLAAEAEFVAFCDCDATLDPGMLPRVSAPVREGTADLVLARRRPTRRGAWPLHARLGNRALSRMVRRRTGVRLHDLGPLRAARREALLELGLTDRRSGYPLQMVVRAADAGWRIDETEVDYLPRSGKSKVTGTWLGTWHAVRDMQAVLR, from the coding sequence ATGGAGATGACCACCAACTCGCAGCCCTGGCACGGAGACCTGGTGCTTCCCTGCCTGAACGAGGCTGAAGCGCTGCCATGGGTGCTGGAGCGGATTCCGGCCGGATGGCGGGCGATTGTCGTCGACAACGGCTCGACCGATGGCTCCGCGGGCATCGCGCGCGACTACGGCGCCAGGGTGGTGCGCGAGGAGCGCCGTGGGTTCGGAGCGGCCTGCCACGCGGGGTTGTTGGCAGCGGAGGCCGAGTTCGTTGCGTTCTGCGACTGCGACGCCACGCTGGACCCGGGCATGCTGCCGCGCGTCTCGGCGCCGGTCCGTGAGGGAACGGCGGACCTCGTGCTGGCACGGCGTCGCCCGACACGGCGCGGGGCGTGGCCGCTGCACGCCCGCCTCGGGAACCGCGCCCTCTCACGCATGGTGCGGCGCCGAACCGGCGTGAGGCTGCACGACCTTGGTCCGCTGCGCGCTGCCCGTCGCGAGGCGCTCCTCGAACTGGGCCTGACGGACCGCCGCAGCGGCTACCCGCTGCAAATGGTGGTGCGCGCCGCAGACGCCGGCTGGCGCATCGACGAGACGGAGGTCGACTACCTGCCTCGTTCGGGCAAGTCGAAGGTGACCGGCACCTGGCTGGGCACCTGGCATGCGGTGCGCGACATGCAGGCGGTGCTGCGATGA